From a single Oceaniferula flava genomic region:
- the ftsY gene encoding signal recognition particle-docking protein FtsY — translation MAGFFKKLLNKVTNKAEIDWDELEADLIGADLGARTAMAIIDDLQALGRKVSGDDIVEVCKQHIAAILKDDQAELKPRSDGKPMVILVVGVNGTGKTTSSAKLAYLLKSQGHSVMLAAADTFRAAAVEQLGRWGERLDIPVVKGAHNADPASVCYTAHQKAITDGADFLICDTAGRIHTRHNLMQELGKIERTIGKQDESAPHLKLLVVDATTGGNALAQAKEFNKAIELDGLIVTKMDGSGKGGVAVLIQKELDLPTWFIGLGEEPEQFKKFNKEEFADGIF, via the coding sequence ATGGCAGGATTTTTCAAAAAGCTTCTCAACAAGGTCACCAACAAGGCAGAGATCGATTGGGATGAACTCGAGGCCGACCTCATTGGTGCCGATCTCGGCGCCCGCACCGCGATGGCCATCATCGACGACCTCCAGGCGCTCGGTCGCAAGGTTTCCGGCGACGATATCGTCGAGGTCTGCAAGCAACACATCGCGGCCATTCTGAAAGACGACCAGGCAGAACTGAAACCACGTAGCGATGGAAAACCGATGGTAATCCTCGTGGTCGGCGTCAATGGCACCGGCAAGACCACTTCGTCGGCCAAGCTGGCCTATCTTCTCAAGTCGCAAGGCCACTCGGTGATGCTCGCCGCCGCCGACACCTTCCGCGCCGCCGCCGTGGAGCAGCTCGGCCGCTGGGGTGAACGACTCGATATCCCCGTGGTCAAGGGCGCGCACAATGCCGACCCGGCATCGGTCTGTTACACCGCCCACCAAAAAGCCATCACCGACGGTGCCGACTTCCTCATTTGCGACACCGCCGGCCGGATTCACACTCGACACAACCTGATGCAGGAGCTCGGCAAGATCGAGCGAACCATTGGCAAACAGGACGAATCCGCACCGCACCTGAAGTTGTTAGTCGTGGACGCCACTACCGGCGGCAATGCCCTCGCCCAGGCGAAGGAATTCAACAAAGCTATCGAGCTCGACGGCTTAATCGTGACCAAAATGGATGGCTCAGGAAAAGGAGGCGTCGCCGTGTTGATTCAGAAAGAACTCGATCTTCCTACCTGGTTTATCGGCCTCGGCGAAGAGCCGGAACAGTTCAAGAAGTTCAACAAAGAGGAATTCGCCGACGGCATTTTTTAA
- a CDS encoding sulfatase produces MIHSIRSRLNTCLFALLGLTAVASAKPPNIVFILADDLGWQDVGFMGSEYFETPTLDALAKESVVFENAFMYPTCSPSRAAILTGQQSFRTGCYTVPVLERGKAKDNIFSKWTVGTDHPVYAEPLNRAGYQLIHLGKWHIVGPHPDKEQSDPLPKKLGQPKNGDMSWLPAHRSPELQKYYPTGRGFHENVGGSWWGDPSRGYTKGYKAPGGGYVAPFKNPFIEEKPDDQWLTDRLTDDAIDFIKRHRDGPFFVNLHYYAPHRPSVPRSEELLAHFMQKKGDPNTGQGMGPAKKKQEIAAYATMVKSIDDNVRRLLDFLDRSGLRENTVVVFTSDNGFNGLQSASKNLRGAKGNVYDGGLRVPALIHWPKVVTPGRKQTPVHGLDLFPTFLELAGVDDYTGTLDGESLLPIAKGGTLEERPLFWHIASAYKDPPCSIIRKGKWKLIQFLKDGKTELYNTEKDLKESRNLLQSHPEVAQRLKAELIAWRKQHDVPLPPSSTLKN; encoded by the coding sequence ATGATTCATTCCATTCGCTCACGCCTGAATACCTGCCTGTTTGCTCTGCTGGGCTTGACTGCAGTCGCCAGTGCCAAGCCGCCTAACATCGTGTTCATCCTTGCCGATGACCTCGGCTGGCAGGATGTGGGATTCATGGGCAGTGAGTATTTCGAAACCCCGACCTTGGATGCGCTGGCGAAAGAGAGTGTGGTTTTTGAAAATGCCTTCATGTATCCCACCTGTTCGCCGTCACGTGCGGCGATTCTGACCGGTCAGCAGTCGTTCCGCACCGGCTGCTACACGGTGCCTGTGTTAGAGCGGGGCAAGGCGAAGGATAATATCTTTTCCAAGTGGACGGTCGGCACCGATCACCCGGTCTACGCCGAGCCGTTGAACCGGGCGGGGTATCAATTGATCCACTTGGGCAAGTGGCACATCGTCGGCCCACACCCGGACAAGGAGCAAAGTGACCCACTCCCGAAAAAACTTGGCCAACCGAAGAATGGCGACATGAGCTGGCTGCCGGCGCATCGCTCGCCCGAGCTGCAAAAGTATTACCCCACCGGGCGCGGCTTCCATGAAAACGTCGGCGGCAGCTGGTGGGGCGATCCCTCACGCGGCTATACGAAAGGTTACAAGGCTCCCGGTGGTGGCTATGTCGCGCCGTTTAAGAACCCGTTTATCGAAGAGAAACCTGACGACCAGTGGCTCACCGATCGCCTCACCGATGACGCCATCGATTTCATCAAACGTCACCGGGACGGTCCGTTTTTTGTCAACCTGCACTACTACGCGCCGCACCGGCCGTCAGTTCCTCGCAGCGAGGAATTACTCGCCCATTTCATGCAGAAGAAAGGCGATCCGAACACCGGCCAGGGGATGGGGCCAGCGAAGAAGAAACAGGAAATCGCCGCCTACGCAACGATGGTGAAATCCATCGACGACAATGTGCGTCGCCTCCTCGACTTCCTCGACCGCTCAGGTCTCCGTGAAAACACCGTGGTCGTCTTCACCTCCGACAACGGCTTCAATGGCTTGCAAAGCGCCAGCAAGAACCTCCGGGGAGCCAAGGGCAATGTCTACGATGGTGGCCTGCGTGTCCCGGCTCTGATTCACTGGCCCAAGGTGGTCACTCCCGGCCGCAAGCAGACACCGGTTCATGGGCTCGACCTCTTTCCCACCTTCCTCGAACTCGCGGGCGTCGACGACTACACGGGCACCCTCGACGGAGAGAGTTTGTTACCGATCGCCAAAGGCGGAACTCTCGAAGAACGCCCGCTTTTCTGGCACATCGCCAGCGCCTACAAGGACCCGCCGTGCTCGATCATCCGCAAAGGAAAGTGGAAGCTCATCCAGTTTCTGAAAGATGGTAAAACCGAGCTCTACAACACGGAGAAAGACCTGAAGGAAAGTCGGAATCTACTCCAAAGTCACCCGGAAGTTGCCCAGCGTCTGAAGGCTGAACTCATCGCCTGGAGGAAGCAACACGACGTTCCTCTGCCACCTAGTTCGACGCTTAAAAATTAA
- a CDS encoding sulfatase, whose amino-acid sequence MKFVLPRPAIFFLALISISTPFTLAETAKPNIVFIMADDLGPGWVDFDGSDPKINTPNLQRLAKTGVVFTRAYAAATVCSPTRAACITGMSPAQIGLTTHIPGKAGNERRAPKGGPRDADSLKHLPLDLPSYARELKKLHYVTGFIGKWHLAGEGSIATKDGVVNSDWHPEHYGFESNIGGCAYGQPKSWFSPFKNATIENGAKGEYLTNHLGDAAASFIQANHEQPFHLTLWPYSVHTPIKGPKDLVKKNGGNNYLAMLESLDNAVGKVIAALEKTNTLENTMIVFYSDNGGHKPTQWLADKKGSLLEGGVRVPMVVSWPGVTKGGTTCDVPVTSMDFFPTFVHAAGGSTTEITQLEGLDLKPLLQGAEKLDRDALFWHYPHNRPDVKYYMGSTILQGDWKLYVGHGVKADALFNLKDDPMEKNNLLKKHPELAGQLRGKLNGWLTKVSAKMPKPAQAQPRKK is encoded by the coding sequence ATGAAGTTCGTTCTCCCTCGTCCTGCCATTTTCTTCCTCGCCCTCATCTCGATATCGACTCCCTTCACACTGGCCGAGACGGCGAAACCTAACATCGTTTTCATCATGGCGGATGACTTGGGTCCCGGCTGGGTGGATTTCGATGGTAGTGATCCAAAAATCAACACGCCGAACCTACAACGCTTAGCCAAGACGGGGGTGGTTTTCACTCGGGCTTATGCTGCCGCGACCGTTTGCTCACCCACACGTGCGGCCTGCATCACAGGCATGTCACCCGCGCAGATTGGGTTGACGACGCATATCCCGGGAAAAGCTGGAAATGAACGACGTGCTCCGAAAGGTGGCCCGCGCGATGCAGATTCTCTCAAGCACCTGCCGCTCGATCTCCCCAGCTATGCCCGCGAGCTGAAAAAGTTACATTATGTGACGGGTTTCATTGGCAAGTGGCACCTGGCAGGCGAGGGATCAATCGCCACCAAGGACGGAGTGGTGAACAGCGACTGGCACCCGGAACACTATGGCTTTGAAAGCAATATCGGAGGCTGTGCCTACGGACAACCAAAGTCCTGGTTCTCTCCATTCAAGAATGCCACGATCGAAAATGGAGCAAAAGGGGAGTATCTTACCAATCACCTGGGCGATGCCGCAGCCTCGTTCATTCAGGCAAACCACGAACAACCATTCCATCTCACACTCTGGCCCTATTCGGTGCACACGCCCATCAAGGGCCCTAAAGATCTGGTGAAAAAAAATGGCGGGAATAATTACCTGGCCATGCTCGAGAGCCTCGACAATGCCGTGGGCAAGGTGATCGCGGCTCTGGAGAAAACGAACACACTGGAGAATACGATGATCGTTTTTTACTCCGACAACGGCGGCCACAAACCCACCCAGTGGCTCGCTGATAAAAAAGGATCATTGTTAGAAGGTGGTGTGCGAGTTCCCATGGTGGTCAGCTGGCCGGGTGTCACCAAGGGAGGAACGACCTGTGACGTGCCTGTGACGAGCATGGACTTCTTTCCGACCTTTGTGCATGCAGCCGGCGGCTCGACCACTGAGATCACACAGCTGGAGGGCCTGGACCTGAAGCCTCTGTTGCAAGGTGCGGAGAAATTGGACCGGGACGCTTTGTTCTGGCATTATCCTCACAACCGCCCGGACGTGAAATATTACATGGGTAGCACGATTCTTCAGGGCGATTGGAAATTGTATGTCGGTCACGGAGTGAAAGCGGACGCTTTGTTCAATCTCAAAGACGATCCGATGGAGAAAAACAATCTGCTGAAAAAGCATCCCGAGCTAGCTGGTCAGCTGCGCGGCAAGCTCAATGGATGGCTGACAAAGGTGTCGGCCAAGATGCCGAAACCTGCGCAGGCTCAACCGCGTAAGAAGTAA
- the hemG gene encoding protoporphyrinogen oxidase has protein sequence MEETAKTAIIGAGISGLCVAHALHESGQPCDILESADQAGGALRSFAQDGYLAEQGPNSIMIKDRRVMQLLESTGLKSTGIGSEVISSLPAAKKRYVVHDGAPRAMPTSPMALLKSPLFSLRGILRAATEPMIGRYRGEGEESFGHFVRRRLGSEILSNAAAPFVSGIYAGNPEELSVRHAFPRLWKLENEHRSLVLGAIALRSEQKKSPNPRMTPEMISFRSGMAALPQAIVAGLPTGTVHLKSQINAIRPLPDGWQISWTDASGHAFNTEYSRLVIATPHHRLGALPLPTEIIEQLKPVRTLDAPPVTSLVLGFKREDVEHPLDGFGMLIKADENSPLLGVLFSSSMFDHRAPEGHVTLTCMMGGSLSPELAENSDEVVLAELHRLLGVRGTPTFRYRSSWENAIPQYGLDYQEAVEALEACENSHTGLYFAGNYRGGISVPDCILNGLQLGKRLGTTEPDA, from the coding sequence GTGGAAGAAACTGCGAAGACCGCCATCATCGGCGCTGGGATCTCGGGACTCTGTGTAGCGCACGCCCTGCACGAATCGGGTCAACCTTGTGATATTCTGGAAAGTGCTGACCAAGCCGGTGGCGCGCTGCGAAGCTTCGCCCAAGACGGCTACCTCGCAGAGCAAGGACCTAACAGCATCATGATCAAAGACCGCAGGGTCATGCAACTGTTGGAAAGCACTGGCCTAAAAAGCACCGGCATTGGTAGCGAAGTGATCAGTTCCCTCCCCGCCGCCAAGAAGCGCTATGTGGTGCATGATGGAGCACCCCGAGCCATGCCCACCAGTCCCATGGCACTGCTGAAGAGCCCACTGTTCAGTCTGCGTGGTATTCTGCGCGCTGCGACGGAACCGATGATCGGACGATATCGTGGTGAAGGAGAAGAAAGCTTTGGCCATTTCGTCCGCCGCCGTCTCGGGTCGGAAATCCTCAGCAACGCGGCAGCTCCCTTTGTCAGTGGCATCTATGCGGGAAACCCGGAGGAGCTCTCGGTGCGCCACGCCTTCCCCCGCTTGTGGAAATTGGAAAATGAACATCGTTCACTGGTCCTCGGCGCGATTGCGCTACGATCGGAACAGAAAAAATCACCCAATCCGCGAATGACTCCGGAGATGATCTCCTTCCGCTCCGGCATGGCCGCTCTGCCCCAGGCCATCGTCGCCGGCCTTCCCACCGGCACCGTGCATTTGAAATCCCAGATCAACGCAATCCGCCCTCTCCCCGATGGATGGCAGATCAGCTGGACCGATGCGTCCGGTCACGCGTTCAACACCGAGTATTCCCGCCTGGTCATTGCCACGCCGCACCATCGGCTCGGCGCACTGCCCTTGCCCACGGAAATCATCGAGCAGTTAAAGCCTGTGCGCACCTTGGACGCACCACCGGTCACCAGCCTGGTTTTAGGCTTCAAGCGCGAAGACGTGGAGCACCCGCTGGATGGTTTTGGCATGTTGATTAAGGCCGATGAAAACAGCCCCCTGTTAGGTGTTTTGTTTTCTTCCAGCATGTTCGACCACCGCGCACCGGAAGGACACGTCACGCTCACCTGCATGATGGGTGGCAGCCTGTCACCCGAGCTCGCGGAGAATAGTGACGAGGTGGTGCTGGCCGAACTGCATCGATTGCTTGGAGTCCGCGGCACCCCCACATTCCGATACCGCAGCAGCTGGGAAAATGCCATTCCTCAATACGGATTGGATTACCAAGAGGCCGTGGAAGCGTTAGAGGCCTGCGAGAACAGCCACACCGGACTCTATTTCGCCGGCAACTATCGCGGTGGCATTTCGGTGCCCGACTGTATCCTCAACGGACTGCAGTTAGGCAAACGTCTCGGCACCACCGAGCCAGACGCCTAA
- a CDS encoding endonuclease/exonuclease/phosphatase family protein — MILTCSVWAGELRVFSYNIHHGAGMDGALDLKRIAEVIKKQKPDIVALQEVDKHVPRSGKVDQAAELAKLLGMHYAFGKCIDLQGGEYGNAILSKYPIRDTFIHPLPGPGEPRAVLEVILNVKGKKLSFASVHLDWKENDTRVAQISAMEKVLSLRNYPVIIAGDFNAKPDSEAMRLLATTWSLTPKSGARLTMPANDPDKEIDYIAYRGFESVKASCLVLEEELASDHRPLIGVILLP, encoded by the coding sequence ATGATCCTCACTTGTTCAGTCTGGGCCGGTGAGCTGCGTGTCTTTTCCTATAACATCCATCACGGAGCGGGAATGGACGGTGCGCTCGATCTTAAACGCATCGCCGAGGTGATCAAAAAACAGAAGCCTGACATCGTCGCCCTGCAGGAAGTCGACAAACACGTTCCCCGCAGTGGCAAGGTGGATCAGGCGGCGGAGTTGGCGAAGCTGCTTGGCATGCATTACGCCTTTGGCAAATGCATCGACCTCCAAGGCGGCGAATATGGCAATGCGATCCTTTCCAAGTATCCCATCCGCGATACCTTTATCCACCCACTGCCAGGCCCAGGCGAGCCGCGTGCGGTGCTGGAGGTGATTCTCAATGTCAAAGGGAAGAAACTTTCCTTCGCCAGTGTGCATCTGGATTGGAAAGAAAACGACACCCGGGTGGCTCAGATCAGTGCGATGGAGAAGGTGCTCTCGCTGCGGAACTATCCGGTGATCATCGCCGGGGACTTCAATGCCAAACCGGACTCGGAGGCCATGCGCCTGCTGGCGACCACCTGGTCGCTGACGCCGAAATCCGGTGCCCGCCTGACCATGCCGGCAAACGACCCGGACAAGGAAATCGATTACATTGCCTACCGCGGGTTTGAATCGGTGAAGGCCAGCTGCTTGGTGCTGGAGGAGGAGCTAGCCTCCGACCACCGACCTCTGATCGGTGTGATCCTGCTGCCGTAA
- a CDS encoding M42 family metallopeptidase has product MAIDVDLLTRICEAPGAPGFEKEIRELVLKEVDGLADSVRVDNMGNVVALKKGKSSKKKSMAAAHMDEIGFIVTHIDDNGFVRFNPLGGFDPKTLTSQRVIIHGKKDVIGVMGCKPIHIMSPEERGKNLKLSDYFIDLGMSKKEVEKIVTIGDPITRRSELLELGDCVNVKSLDNRVSVFVLLEALRAIKKSRRKPCYDFYAVFTVQEEVGLRGANVSALEIQPDFGFGLDTTIAYDTPGSQPQERCTSLGKGAAIKIMDSSTICDYRMVAFMKETADAKKIKWQPEILAAGGTDTASLQRMNPGGSIAGAISIPTRHIHQSIEMSDKKDIEACIKLLAACACDLDKGDWKF; this is encoded by the coding sequence ATGGCTATCGACGTTGACCTACTGACCCGCATCTGTGAAGCACCCGGCGCCCCCGGGTTTGAAAAAGAAATCCGTGAGCTTGTCCTGAAAGAAGTGGATGGACTGGCCGACTCGGTCAGGGTGGACAACATGGGCAACGTGGTGGCTCTGAAAAAGGGCAAGTCGTCGAAGAAAAAGTCCATGGCCGCTGCGCATATGGATGAGATCGGCTTTATCGTCACTCACATCGATGACAATGGCTTCGTCCGCTTCAACCCACTCGGCGGCTTCGATCCCAAGACCCTGACATCCCAGCGCGTGATCATTCACGGCAAGAAGGACGTCATCGGCGTCATGGGCTGCAAGCCGATCCATATCATGTCGCCGGAAGAACGCGGCAAGAACCTCAAGCTCAGCGACTACTTCATCGATCTCGGCATGAGCAAAAAAGAGGTGGAGAAAATCGTCACCATTGGTGATCCGATCACGCGCCGCAGTGAATTGTTGGAGCTGGGCGACTGCGTCAATGTGAAGTCTCTCGATAACCGGGTCTCTGTCTTCGTGCTGCTGGAAGCGCTGCGCGCCATCAAGAAAAGCCGTCGCAAGCCATGTTATGATTTTTACGCGGTGTTCACCGTGCAGGAGGAAGTCGGTCTGCGTGGCGCCAATGTCAGTGCCTTGGAAATTCAGCCGGACTTCGGTTTCGGTCTCGATACCACCATCGCCTATGACACCCCCGGCTCACAACCACAAGAACGCTGCACCAGCCTTGGAAAGGGTGCCGCGATCAAGATCATGGACAGCTCTACCATCTGCGACTACCGCATGGTGGCGTTCATGAAAGAAACCGCCGATGCCAAAAAGATCAAATGGCAGCCGGAGATCCTCGCCGCGGGTGGAACCGATACCGCCAGCCTGCAGCGGATGAACCCCGGTGGCTCGATTGCCGGGGCGATTTCCATCCCCACTCGCCACATTCACCAGAGCATCGAGATGTCCGATAAAAAGGACATCGAAGCCTGTATCAAACTGCTGGCCGCCTGCGCCTGTGATCTGGACAAGGGCGACTGGAAATTCTAG
- a CDS encoding TIGR00282 family metallophosphoesterase, translating into MIRILFLGDIVGEPGRKAVIGRVPSLKREREIDFIIANGENSAAGRGITPKISIDLLRCGIAVLTSGDHIWDQKEIVDYLPNEPRLLRPINYEDGTPGNGSVVLETAKGKVAVMNGQGRTFMNPPLENPFTTMEAEADRLREEEGVKVIFVDFHAETTSESIAMGWHLDGKVSAVAGTHTHVQTADEKILPKGTAHLTDAGMCGPDVSVLGRNVESVVWRFKTGMPTRFPVAKGQVRLCGVIVDVDEETGKTIAVERYNELLPLGS; encoded by the coding sequence GTGATTCGTATACTTTTTCTAGGAGATATCGTAGGTGAGCCGGGACGCAAGGCTGTAATTGGTCGTGTGCCATCATTGAAACGTGAGCGGGAGATTGATTTTATCATCGCAAATGGTGAAAATTCCGCCGCAGGACGCGGGATTACACCGAAAATTTCGATCGATCTGTTGCGCTGCGGCATCGCCGTGCTGACCTCCGGCGATCATATCTGGGACCAGAAGGAAATCGTGGATTACCTTCCGAACGAACCCCGCTTGCTGCGGCCGATCAACTACGAAGATGGCACGCCGGGCAATGGCAGCGTCGTCTTGGAAACCGCGAAAGGAAAAGTGGCTGTGATGAATGGCCAGGGACGCACCTTCATGAATCCTCCCTTGGAAAACCCATTCACCACCATGGAGGCCGAGGCCGACCGACTGCGTGAGGAGGAAGGCGTGAAGGTTATCTTTGTCGATTTCCATGCCGAGACCACGAGTGAATCGATCGCCATGGGGTGGCATCTCGATGGCAAAGTTTCCGCCGTCGCCGGCACTCACACCCACGTGCAAACGGCGGATGAGAAGATTCTCCCCAAAGGCACCGCGCACCTGACCGATGCCGGTATGTGCGGGCCCGATGTTTCTGTGTTAGGCCGAAATGTGGAGTCGGTGGTGTGGCGGTTCAAAACCGGCATGCCCACACGTTTCCCTGTGGCCAAAGGGCAGGTGCGTCTCTGCGGTGTCATCGTTGATGTCGATGAGGAAACCGGCAAGACCATCGCGGTGGAGCGCTACAACGAGCTCTTGCCGCTTGGCTCCTAA
- a CDS encoding sodium:solute symporter family protein has translation MHILAEMKLAGIDWTILISFFAVALGIGVVVSRQSGKSSGEFFLSGRHMPWWLLGFSMVATTFSTDTPNFVTDLVRTSGVWANWMWWAFIITGMLTVFIYAKLWRRSEVLTDVEFYELRYSGKSAAFLRGFRAIYLGVLFNIIIMASVSLAAIKIGETMLGWGPGQSVVVAMVVTVIFSSMGGFKGVILTDFLLFIIAMVGAFAAAYYAVSHPDIGGLDGLFNHEAVKQKLNLFPTQGDWNDTDTKNAVITLFVLPLAIQWWSVWYPGAEPGGGGYLAQRMLAAKNEKHAVGATLFFQVAHYAIRPWPWIIVALASLVVFPEISDIQKAFPDAKKVAHDSGYPAMLTFLPAGWLGLVLTSLVAAYMSTISTHLNWGSSYVVNDFWKRFIKPDASEKQLVLVGRVSTVVMMGLTALLALSMESALDNFKLITHIGAGTGLLFILRWFWWRINPASEIAAMLVSFAVAMWLRFGVEKGSFEVWQELCLIVGITTAAWLLTALFTKPSDTAKLRSFIEKTNPGGPGWKKIITEAEQAGTPIKPLHDAVNLPLGILNTVLGCVLVYGILLGSGLIMYGQTGMGGAFVAAAVLAGIGIIATWKKSVS, from the coding sequence ATGCATATTCTAGCAGAAATGAAACTGGCCGGCATCGATTGGACTATCCTCATCTCCTTCTTCGCAGTCGCCCTTGGCATTGGGGTGGTGGTCTCCCGCCAATCGGGGAAATCCTCCGGTGAGTTTTTTCTTTCCGGGCGCCACATGCCGTGGTGGCTGTTAGGTTTCTCCATGGTGGCCACCACATTTTCCACCGACACCCCCAACTTCGTCACCGACCTGGTCCGCACCAGCGGCGTCTGGGCGAACTGGATGTGGTGGGCCTTCATCATCACGGGAATGCTGACCGTTTTTATTTACGCTAAACTATGGCGCCGATCCGAGGTGCTGACCGATGTGGAGTTCTACGAACTGCGATACAGCGGCAAGTCTGCCGCCTTCCTGCGAGGCTTCCGCGCGATCTATCTCGGGGTGCTGTTTAACATCATCATCATGGCCTCGGTCTCTCTGGCGGCTATCAAGATTGGCGAAACCATGCTCGGCTGGGGACCGGGGCAATCGGTGGTGGTCGCCATGGTGGTGACCGTGATTTTTTCCTCCATGGGAGGATTCAAGGGCGTCATTCTCACCGATTTCCTGCTGTTCATCATTGCCATGGTGGGCGCATTTGCCGCGGCTTACTACGCGGTCAGCCATCCGGATATCGGCGGGCTGGACGGGCTCTTCAATCACGAGGCGGTGAAGCAAAAACTCAACCTCTTCCCCACCCAGGGAGATTGGAACGATACCGATACCAAAAATGCGGTGATCACGCTCTTTGTGCTGCCATTGGCGATCCAATGGTGGTCGGTCTGGTATCCTGGTGCCGAGCCGGGTGGTGGCGGCTATCTGGCGCAGCGTATGCTGGCAGCCAAAAACGAAAAGCACGCCGTGGGCGCTACGCTCTTTTTCCAGGTTGCCCACTACGCCATCCGCCCGTGGCCGTGGATCATTGTGGCACTGGCTTCACTCGTCGTGTTCCCCGAGATTTCCGACATCCAGAAAGCCTTCCCTGACGCCAAGAAAGTGGCGCACGACAGCGGCTACCCGGCGATGCTCACCTTCCTGCCGGCCGGCTGGCTGGGACTGGTTCTGACCTCGCTAGTGGCGGCTTATATGTCGACTATTTCCACCCACTTGAACTGGGGCTCCTCCTATGTGGTGAACGATTTTTGGAAGCGCTTTATCAAACCGGACGCGAGCGAAAAGCAGCTGGTATTGGTCGGCCGCGTGTCCACCGTGGTGATGATGGGACTCACCGCCCTGCTCGCCTTGAGCATGGAAAGCGCCTTGGACAACTTCAAGCTGATCACCCACATCGGCGCCGGCACCGGCCTGTTGTTCATCCTTCGCTGGTTCTGGTGGCGCATCAACCCCGCCAGCGAAATCGCCGCCATGCTGGTCTCCTTCGCCGTGGCGATGTGGTTACGTTTCGGCGTGGAAAAAGGCAGCTTCGAAGTTTGGCAGGAGCTCTGTCTGATTGTTGGCATCACCACCGCCGCCTGGTTGTTGACCGCCTTGTTCACCAAACCATCCGACACCGCGAAGCTGCGTAGTTTCATCGAGAAAACCAACCCCGGTGGCCCCGGGTGGAAAAAAATCATCACCGAGGCCGAACAAGCGGGCACTCCGATCAAACCTCTGCACGATGCCGTCAACTTGCCTCTCGGCATTCTCAACACGGTGCTTGGCTGTGTGTTGGTCTACGGCATTCTGCTCGGCTCCGGTCTGATCATGTATGGTCAAACAGGCATGGGAGGTGCCTTCGTGGCTGCCGCCGTGCTGGCCGGCATCGGTATCATCGCCACCTGGAAAAAGTCGGTGAGCTAG